The following are from one region of the Microbacterium sp. cx-55 genome:
- a CDS encoding FAD-binding oxidoreductase yields MTISASTRPSDSVRVLPPDVTADAFDAAIAELVAALGDEWVHVDPAEVSRYDDEFPVTGDLSFTASAVVYPGSTEDVQRIVRIANEYLVPLHAISTGKNLGYGGAAPRVAGSIIVHVGRRLNRVLELNEKYAYALIEPGVTYFELYAAIQEKGYDLWIDGPDLSWGSIVGNTLDRGVGYTPYGNHSAWKSGMEIVLPDGDVLRTGMGGIPGSNTWQLFAPSFGPQPDNLFEQSNFGIVTKMGVQLMGAPPAAETFQITFDRADDLGAIIDTMLPLRINMAPLQNVPVLRNIFLDAAQVSARADWHADDTPIPDEVVDRMKAELGLGYWNLYGTVYGPPPVIEQYLAIIEGSFGTIPGAKFSTTQTRPLTEEDRGAHTLHDRHRINTGIPTIEEANLLNWLPDGAHMGFSPISAPDGEDALRQFRMVKARADAARKDYAAQFVVGLREMHHISLLLYSRTDAVQRDETLRLVHDLIDEAAAHGYGEYRAHHAWADHVADTYSWNDHAQRRFNERLKDALDPRGILNPGKAGIWPARLRGRGL; encoded by the coding sequence ATGACCATATCCGCCTCCACTCGACCGTCCGATTCGGTCCGCGTGCTTCCCCCCGACGTCACCGCCGACGCGTTCGATGCGGCGATCGCGGAACTGGTCGCCGCCCTCGGCGACGAGTGGGTCCACGTCGACCCGGCCGAGGTGTCCCGCTACGACGACGAGTTCCCCGTCACCGGAGACCTGTCGTTCACGGCGAGCGCCGTGGTGTATCCCGGCTCCACGGAAGACGTGCAGCGCATCGTGCGCATCGCGAACGAGTACCTGGTGCCGTTGCACGCGATCTCCACGGGGAAGAATCTCGGGTACGGCGGTGCCGCCCCGCGCGTCGCGGGCAGCATCATCGTGCATGTGGGGCGCCGGCTGAACCGGGTGCTCGAGCTGAACGAGAAGTACGCCTACGCGCTGATCGAGCCGGGCGTCACCTACTTCGAGCTGTACGCGGCCATCCAGGAGAAGGGGTACGACCTCTGGATCGACGGCCCCGATCTCTCCTGGGGGAGCATCGTCGGAAACACGCTCGATCGTGGCGTCGGATACACGCCGTACGGCAACCACTCCGCCTGGAAGTCGGGGATGGAGATCGTCCTGCCCGACGGCGATGTGCTGCGTACGGGCATGGGCGGGATCCCCGGCAGCAACACGTGGCAGCTGTTCGCCCCGAGCTTCGGGCCGCAACCCGACAACCTGTTCGAGCAGTCCAACTTCGGCATCGTCACCAAGATGGGCGTGCAGCTCATGGGGGCACCGCCCGCGGCGGAGACGTTCCAGATCACGTTCGATCGGGCCGACGACCTCGGCGCCATCATCGACACGATGCTGCCGCTGCGCATCAACATGGCGCCGCTGCAGAACGTGCCGGTGCTGCGCAACATCTTCCTCGACGCGGCGCAGGTCTCTGCGCGCGCGGATTGGCACGCGGACGACACCCCGATCCCGGATGAGGTGGTGGACCGGATGAAGGCCGAACTCGGCCTCGGGTACTGGAACCTCTACGGCACGGTCTACGGACCGCCGCCGGTCATCGAGCAGTACCTGGCGATCATCGAGGGATCCTTCGGGACGATCCCGGGGGCGAAGTTCTCCACCACGCAGACCCGCCCGCTCACCGAGGAGGACCGCGGGGCGCACACCCTGCACGATCGGCACCGGATCAACACCGGCATCCCGACCATCGAAGAGGCGAACCTGCTGAACTGGCTTCCGGATGGCGCGCACATGGGATTCTCGCCCATCTCCGCCCCCGACGGCGAAGACGCCCTGCGCCAGTTCCGGATGGTGAAGGCCCGGGCGGATGCGGCACGCAAGGACTACGCCGCCCAGTTCGTGGTGGGCCTGCGCGAGATGCACCACATCAGCCTGCTGCTCTACAGCCGGACCGATGCCGTGCAGCGCGATGAGACGCTTCGCCTCGTGCACGATCTCATCGACGAGGCCGCGGCGCACGGGTACGGCGAGTACCGCGCGCACCACGCCTGGGCCGACCACGTCGCCGACACCTACTCCTGGAACGATCACGCCCAGCGTCGCTTCAACGAACGTCTCAAGGACGCGCTCGATCCGCGCGGGATCTTGAACCCGGGGAAGGCGGGCATCTGGCCCGCGCGCCTGCGCGGCCGCGGACTCTGA
- a CDS encoding ABC transporter substrate-binding protein, with protein sequence MKKTLAAFALAAVAALTLAGCSDSAAPAASDSAAPEGSGELTPVRVAALPIAETGALWAAIDAGIFEEHGLDVEVVPAQGGAQAIPALLSGDIDFAIGQPMGPIRASLQDLGVVIFSNYASSLADGADVNSVVALGDSGITSPADLAGKRVSVNSIGAAGDLTIRKAVDDAGGDSSTIEFIEVAFPDVKAQLEAGNIDAGWAPDPFRGQIVGAGGVDVVSPYQATIPGLTVLTNFTTQEKIDSDPDLVAAYSEAMTEALAYATDNEDAVRAAIVKNLEIPEAAAAAITLPDFTPELGDAGIEDLAALAVEYGYIDAEPDFDTLIQPQS encoded by the coding sequence ATGAAGAAGACCCTTGCAGCATTCGCTCTGGCGGCCGTCGCCGCACTGACCTTGGCCGGATGCTCCGACTCGGCCGCCCCCGCGGCGAGCGACTCCGCCGCCCCCGAAGGCTCCGGGGAGCTGACGCCCGTTCGTGTGGCGGCGCTCCCGATCGCGGAGACCGGCGCCCTCTGGGCCGCGATCGACGCGGGAATCTTCGAGGAGCACGGCCTCGACGTCGAGGTGGTGCCCGCGCAGGGCGGCGCGCAGGCGATCCCCGCTCTGCTGAGCGGCGACATCGACTTCGCGATCGGGCAGCCGATGGGCCCGATCCGCGCGAGCCTGCAGGACCTGGGCGTCGTGATCTTCAGCAACTACGCCTCGAGCCTCGCCGACGGAGCCGACGTCAACTCGGTCGTCGCCCTCGGTGACTCGGGCATCACGAGTCCCGCCGACCTCGCCGGCAAGCGCGTATCGGTCAACAGCATCGGCGCCGCGGGCGACCTCACCATCCGCAAGGCCGTCGACGACGCGGGCGGCGACTCGTCCACGATCGAGTTCATCGAGGTCGCGTTCCCCGATGTGAAGGCGCAGCTCGAGGCCGGCAACATCGACGCCGGCTGGGCGCCCGACCCGTTCCGCGGCCAGATCGTCGGCGCCGGGGGCGTCGACGTCGTCTCGCCGTACCAGGCCACGATTCCGGGCCTCACCGTGCTGACGAACTTCACGACGCAGGAGAAGATCGACAGCGATCCCGACCTCGTCGCCGCGTACTCCGAGGCGATGACCGAAGCCCTCGCCTACGCGACCGACAACGAAGACGCCGTCCGTGCGGCGATCGTGAAGAACCTCGAGATCCCGGAGGCGGCGGCTGCCGCCATCACACTGCCCGACTTCACGCCCGAGCTCGGCGATGCCGGGATCGAGGACCTGGCCGCGCTCGCCGTCGAGTACGGCTACATCGACGCCGAGCCCGACTTCGACACGCTGATCCAGCCGCAGTCGTGA
- a CDS encoding acyl-CoA dehydrogenase family protein — translation MPPLLRSASPFGVDALGFAGAHLSPAAVAALTRLDEVLGSAVHPQLAAAWETATLPASVLDPLIALDLMRPDGVDADEAASSMFSGWRTYVLARTDASVATAYNAQSGLFRTAVRLGGSPAQFAALDDEIAAFRIRGVFALTEPGHGSDIAGGLETTARRDGDAWVIDGAKRWIGGADTADVLVVFARDVADGQVKAFLVPRTAPGVALTRIEGKVSLRPMQNFDVALDGVRVAETDRLPRVRAWRDVAGILRALRSDVAWIATGMQAGALDAALRYVGAREQFGGPLGGFQLVQEKLARMLGNLTSSLGIVTRLSAAQDAGDVRDETSALAKMQTALLARETVSLAREIQGGNGILLAHDAARFFADAESVYSYEGTHDINALIVGRALTGESAFT, via the coding sequence GTGCCCCCTCTGCTGCGCAGCGCGTCGCCGTTCGGCGTCGACGCCCTCGGCTTCGCGGGGGCGCACCTCAGCCCGGCGGCCGTCGCTGCGCTGACGCGGCTCGACGAGGTGCTCGGCAGCGCGGTGCATCCGCAGCTCGCTGCCGCGTGGGAGACGGCGACCCTGCCCGCATCCGTCCTCGATCCCCTCATCGCCCTCGACCTCATGCGCCCGGACGGCGTGGATGCGGACGAGGCCGCGTCCTCGATGTTCTCCGGATGGCGCACCTATGTGCTGGCGCGCACCGATGCGTCGGTCGCGACCGCGTACAACGCGCAGTCGGGCCTGTTCCGAACCGCGGTCCGCCTCGGCGGCTCCCCCGCGCAGTTCGCGGCGCTCGACGACGAGATCGCGGCGTTCCGCATCCGTGGGGTCTTCGCCCTCACCGAGCCCGGGCACGGATCCGACATCGCCGGCGGCCTCGAGACCACCGCGCGGCGGGACGGCGACGCGTGGGTGATCGACGGCGCGAAGCGGTGGATCGGCGGCGCCGACACCGCCGACGTGCTGGTCGTGTTCGCGCGCGACGTCGCCGACGGGCAGGTGAAGGCGTTCCTGGTTCCGCGCACCGCGCCCGGCGTCGCGCTCACCCGCATCGAGGGCAAGGTGTCGCTCAGGCCCATGCAGAACTTCGACGTCGCGCTCGACGGCGTCCGCGTCGCGGAAACCGATCGGCTGCCGCGGGTGCGGGCGTGGCGTGACGTCGCCGGTATCCTCCGCGCGCTCCGCTCCGACGTCGCGTGGATCGCGACGGGGATGCAGGCCGGCGCGCTCGATGCCGCCCTCCGCTACGTCGGCGCGCGCGAGCAGTTCGGCGGCCCGCTCGGCGGGTTCCAGCTCGTGCAAGAGAAGCTCGCGCGGATGCTCGGAAACCTCACCTCCTCGCTCGGGATCGTGACCCGGCTCTCGGCCGCACAGGACGCGGGCGATGTGCGCGATGAGACGTCCGCGCTCGCGAAGATGCAGACCGCGCTGCTCGCGCGCGAGACCGTGTCGCTCGCCCGCGAGATCCAGGGCGGCAACGGCATCCTCCTCGCCCACGACGCGGCACGGTTCTTCGCGGATGCGGAATCCGTCTACTCGTACGAGGGCACGCACGACATCAACGCCCTCATCGTCGGACGCGCACTCACCGGCGAATCCGCGTTCACCTGA
- a CDS encoding MaoC family dehydratase — MTTTAAYPDAPTLVGTDLGWTDWVEVTQDRVDLFADATDDHQWIHVDPERAKDGPFGAPIAHGFLSLSLTVKFWSELFDLDGVTTKVNYGLDKVRFVSPVKVGSRVRGGAVIAEVTEVAGGYQFAVDQTIEIEGGTKPAVVARGLYRFYA, encoded by the coding sequence ATGACCACCACCGCCGCCTACCCCGACGCCCCGACCCTCGTCGGCACCGACCTCGGCTGGACCGACTGGGTCGAGGTCACCCAGGACCGGGTGGACCTGTTCGCGGACGCGACCGACGACCACCAGTGGATCCACGTCGATCCGGAGCGCGCGAAGGACGGCCCGTTCGGTGCGCCGATCGCGCACGGGTTCCTGTCGCTGTCGCTGACGGTGAAGTTCTGGTCGGAGCTCTTCGATCTCGACGGCGTCACGACGAAGGTGAACTACGGCCTCGACAAGGTGCGTTTCGTCTCGCCGGTGAAGGTCGGATCCCGCGTCCGCGGCGGGGCGGTGATCGCCGAGGTGACCGAGGTCGCCGGCGGCTACCAGTTCGCCGTCGACCAGACGATCGAGATCGAGGGCGGCACGAAGCCCGCCGTCGTCGCCCGCGGGCTCTACCGCTTCTACGCCTGA
- the menE gene encoding o-succinylbenzoate--CoA ligase — translation MQNHGLGSWMATRRRKNPDKPAVIFGDGEVLTYRAFADAADRISAVLSQRGIGKGDAVAYLGENSPEFLQVLFACAQLGAVFVPVNTRLAPPEVTHVLTDSGARALIHDAEFAGRVADGIEAAQIAHAILTGGGAAGIPGLRQWMAEAGAGHADVTVGLDDPAAIVYTSGTTGKAKGAVLSHGNLTWCAMNCIIDYDVVSTDIALMISPLFHVASLGMGALPVILKGATIVLEKGFEAGRALTLIERHRVTMLSGVPTTYQLMADHPSWPDADTSSLQKLTCGGSAVPTRILNAFEERGLSFSQGYGMTETSPGATALAPDMTRTKQGSVGLPHFFTDVRIADDAGRMVPRGTVGEIEISGPNVFLGYHGLPGATAAAFTDDGWFRSGDLGYLDEDGYLYIADRLKDMIISGGENIYPAEVENLISDIRGISGVAVIGVPDERWGEVPWAVVTLREGAQVTTESVRAELDGVLARYKLPKNVVVVDDLPRTASGKIRKPDLRARFGRH, via the coding sequence ATGCAGAACCACGGACTCGGCTCCTGGATGGCCACCCGGCGACGGAAGAATCCCGACAAGCCCGCCGTGATCTTCGGCGACGGCGAGGTGCTTACCTACCGGGCCTTCGCCGACGCGGCGGACCGCATCTCGGCCGTGCTCTCGCAGCGCGGGATCGGCAAGGGGGATGCGGTCGCGTATCTCGGTGAGAACAGCCCAGAGTTCCTGCAGGTGCTGTTCGCGTGCGCGCAGCTCGGCGCGGTGTTCGTGCCGGTGAACACCCGGCTCGCCCCGCCCGAGGTGACCCACGTGCTCACAGACTCGGGCGCGCGGGCGCTGATCCACGACGCGGAGTTCGCGGGCCGAGTCGCCGACGGCATCGAGGCGGCGCAGATCGCGCACGCGATCCTCACGGGCGGCGGGGCGGCTGGCATCCCCGGGCTCCGGCAGTGGATGGCCGAGGCGGGCGCCGGCCATGCCGATGTCACCGTCGGGCTCGATGACCCGGCCGCCATCGTCTACACCTCGGGCACGACGGGCAAGGCGAAGGGCGCGGTGCTCTCGCACGGCAACCTCACCTGGTGCGCCATGAACTGCATCATCGATTACGACGTCGTCTCCACCGACATCGCCCTGATGATCTCGCCCCTGTTCCACGTCGCATCGCTCGGGATGGGCGCGTTGCCCGTGATCCTCAAGGGCGCCACCATCGTGCTCGAGAAGGGGTTCGAGGCCGGCCGCGCGCTCACGCTCATCGAACGCCACCGCGTGACGATGCTGAGCGGTGTGCCGACGACCTACCAGCTGATGGCCGATCACCCGAGCTGGCCGGATGCCGACACCTCCAGCCTGCAGAAGCTCACGTGCGGCGGCTCGGCCGTGCCCACCCGCATCCTGAACGCCTTCGAGGAACGCGGACTGTCGTTCTCGCAGGGGTACGGGATGACCGAGACCTCGCCCGGAGCGACCGCGCTCGCCCCCGACATGACGCGCACCAAGCAGGGCAGCGTCGGGCTGCCGCACTTCTTCACGGACGTCCGGATCGCCGATGACGCGGGGCGGATGGTGCCGCGCGGCACCGTCGGCGAGATCGAGATCTCCGGCCCGAACGTGTTCCTCGGGTACCACGGACTCCCGGGCGCCACGGCCGCCGCGTTCACCGACGACGGCTGGTTCCGCTCCGGTGACCTCGGGTATCTCGACGAAGACGGGTACCTCTACATCGCCGATCGGCTGAAGGACATGATCATCTCCGGCGGCGAGAACATCTATCCGGCCGAGGTCGAGAACCTGATCAGCGACATCCGCGGCATCTCCGGTGTCGCCGTGATCGGCGTTCCCGACGAGCGCTGGGGCGAGGTGCCGTGGGCGGTCGTGACGCTCCGCGAGGGAGCGCAGGTGACGACCGAGTCGGTGCGCGCCGAGCTCGACGGGGTGCTCGCCCGCTACAAGCTGCCGAAGAACGTGGTGGTCGTCGACGACCTGCCGCGCACCGCATCCGGCAAGATCCGAAAGCCCGATCTCCGCGCCCGCTTCGGCCGGCACTGA
- a CDS encoding amidohydrolase family protein: MTRYEPAIDVAAVRAIDVHVHIEVDAHGHSSLPDDLADAASAYFSADVGRPDLDGVAQYYRERQMAAVVFTVDAETALGHAPLSSEEIAEGAARNNDVLIPFGSVDPRKGAAAVDRARRLIEDHGVRGFKFHPTVQGFDPSDEAWFPLYAALQDAGVVALFHTGQTGIGAGMRGGRGFRLALSNPMLLDTVAAEFPDLQIIMAHPSVPWQDEAISVATHKHNTWIDLSGWSPKYFPPQLVRAANSFLKKRILFGSDFPLLTPDRWLRDVELTDLKPEAMPGILKDNAVRLFGLG; encoded by the coding sequence ATGACCCGTTACGAACCCGCCATCGATGTCGCCGCGGTCCGGGCGATCGACGTGCACGTGCACATCGAGGTCGATGCCCATGGGCACTCGTCCCTGCCGGACGACCTGGCCGATGCCGCATCCGCCTATTTCAGTGCCGACGTCGGCCGGCCCGACCTCGACGGGGTCGCGCAGTACTACCGCGAGCGGCAGATGGCCGCTGTCGTCTTCACGGTCGATGCGGAGACGGCGCTCGGCCACGCCCCGCTCTCCAGCGAGGAGATCGCCGAGGGCGCTGCCCGCAACAACGACGTGCTCATCCCGTTCGGCTCGGTCGATCCGCGGAAGGGCGCAGCGGCCGTCGATCGCGCCCGCCGTCTCATCGAGGACCACGGCGTGCGGGGCTTCAAGTTCCACCCGACCGTGCAGGGCTTCGACCCGAGCGACGAGGCGTGGTTCCCGCTCTACGCAGCCCTGCAGGACGCCGGTGTCGTGGCGCTCTTCCACACCGGCCAGACCGGGATCGGCGCGGGGATGCGGGGCGGACGCGGCTTTCGGCTCGCCCTGTCGAACCCGATGCTGCTCGACACCGTCGCGGCGGAGTTCCCCGACCTGCAGATCATCATGGCGCACCCGTCCGTGCCGTGGCAGGACGAAGCCATCTCGGTGGCGACCCACAAGCACAACACGTGGATCGATCTGTCCGGGTGGAGCCCGAAGTACTTTCCGCCGCAGCTCGTGCGCGCCGCGAACTCGTTCCTGAAGAAGCGGATCCTGTTCGGTTCGGATTTTCCGCTGCTCACCCCTGACCGCTGGCTTCGCGACGTCGAACTGACCGACCTGAAGCCCGAGGCGATGCCCGGCATCCTGAAGGACAACGCGGTTCGCCTGTTCGGACTGGGCTGA
- a CDS encoding ABC transporter permease, protein MTLYTSTVRTAPARPSIWGGLSRSVGFAIGLPIVLLVIWGIWGTVSPAKFFPGPLTILDAFIQTWIGPAFLTDVIPSLARLSLAIVLAVAIGVAAGTVIGLTRWLRELLEPLLEFFRAIPPPVLIPVFVALLGVTDNMKIVVIVFGSLWPVLLNTVEGVRGTDAVMTETARSFALTRSQRLFGLVLPAASPRIMAGVRQTLSVALIMMVISEMFYSSSGLGFRIAYFQRNYLIAEMWSGIVLLGLVGILLAVIFTLVERRVLRWYHGIKEVERA, encoded by the coding sequence GTGACCCTCTACACGAGCACCGTGCGAACGGCACCCGCCCGCCCGTCCATCTGGGGCGGTCTCTCGCGCAGCGTCGGGTTCGCGATCGGACTCCCGATCGTGCTGCTCGTGATCTGGGGAATCTGGGGCACGGTGTCGCCCGCGAAGTTCTTCCCCGGGCCGCTGACGATCCTCGACGCGTTCATCCAGACCTGGATCGGTCCGGCGTTTCTCACCGACGTCATCCCGAGCCTCGCGCGCCTCTCCCTGGCGATCGTGCTGGCCGTCGCGATCGGTGTCGCCGCCGGCACGGTCATCGGCCTCACGCGCTGGCTGCGCGAGCTCCTCGAGCCGCTGCTCGAGTTCTTCCGCGCCATCCCGCCGCCCGTCCTCATCCCGGTGTTCGTGGCCCTCCTCGGCGTGACCGACAACATGAAGATCGTCGTCATCGTGTTCGGATCGCTCTGGCCGGTGCTGCTGAACACCGTGGAAGGGGTGCGCGGCACGGATGCGGTCATGACCGAGACGGCGCGCTCGTTCGCTCTCACCCGCTCGCAGCGGCTCTTCGGACTGGTGCTGCCGGCCGCGAGTCCGCGGATCATGGCGGGCGTTCGGCAGACCCTGTCGGTCGCGCTCATCATGATGGTGATCTCGGAGATGTTCTACTCGTCATCGGGACTCGGCTTCCGGATCGCCTACTTCCAGCGCAACTATCTGATCGCGGAGATGTGGAGCGGCATCGTGCTCCTCGGTCTCGTCGGCATCCTGCTCGCGGTCATCTTCACTCTCGTCGAGCGCAGGGTTCTGCGCTGGTACCACGGAATCAAGGAGGTGGAGCGTGCCTGA
- a CDS encoding ABC transporter permease, whose translation MTLAPPAPVHTSTIVVPRTRRRSPRSVRKAALGVLGIVGFLGCWQLVAMAGIVSPTQLPSAVDTFSQLAKMVTDLEFWRNVGRTMTAWLIGLAIAAVLGIALGALVGMIPFLRRATHSMVEFLRPIPSVALIPLAILAYGIQIQAALVIIVYACFWQVFVQVLYGVADIDTVARDTARSFGLTRSAQLRSLVLPTALPYIFTGLRLAAAVALILAVTAEMTIGNPGLGRTIVQAYNVGNITTVYAIVLVTGVLGLIVNLGFRAIERRALAWHQSVRGEEIL comes from the coding sequence ATGACCCTCGCCCCTCCCGCGCCGGTGCACACCTCGACGATCGTCGTTCCGCGCACCCGCCGCCGGTCGCCGCGTTCCGTCCGCAAGGCGGCGCTCGGCGTGCTCGGCATCGTCGGGTTCCTCGGATGCTGGCAGCTCGTCGCGATGGCCGGCATCGTCAGCCCCACCCAGCTCCCCTCCGCGGTCGACACCTTCTCGCAGCTCGCGAAGATGGTCACCGATCTCGAGTTCTGGCGGAACGTGGGTCGCACCATGACCGCCTGGCTGATCGGACTCGCGATCGCCGCGGTGCTCGGTATCGCGCTCGGTGCGCTGGTCGGGATGATCCCGTTCCTCCGCCGCGCGACGCACTCGATGGTGGAGTTCCTCCGCCCAATCCCCTCGGTCGCCCTCATCCCGCTCGCGATCCTGGCGTACGGCATCCAGATCCAGGCCGCGCTCGTGATCATCGTCTACGCGTGCTTCTGGCAGGTGTTCGTGCAGGTGCTCTACGGCGTCGCCGACATCGACACGGTCGCCCGCGACACCGCACGCAGCTTCGGGCTCACCCGCTCGGCGCAGCTGCGAAGCCTGGTGCTGCCCACCGCCCTGCCGTACATCTTCACGGGGCTCCGGCTCGCCGCCGCGGTCGCCCTCATCCTGGCGGTCACCGCGGAGATGACCATCGGCAACCCGGGGCTCGGCCGCACGATCGTGCAAGCCTACAACGTGGGCAACATCACCACCGTGTACGCGATCGTGCTCGTCACGGGCGTCCTCGGGCTGATCGTCAACCTCGGCTTCCGTGCCATCGAGCGCCGGGCCCTCGCCTGGCATCAGTCGGTGCGCGGGGAGGAGATCCTGTGA
- a CDS encoding ABC transporter ATP-binding protein, whose translation MPDTLLQVEHLKKVYESSTGSVEAIGDIDFTMNRGELVCIVGPSGCGKTTLLKCIAGLLSPTAGSVVLDGKKVTGPPPNMALVFQEYGRSLYPWLTVRGNVELPLKHKKLSRAERDRLIDDALAAVGLDHAAGSYPWQLSGGMQQRVAIARAVAYQPEVLIMDEPFAAVDAQTRADLEDLVRRLHLERGMSILFVTHDIDESVYLGERVVVLSKSPTWVQEDLRVDLAPERDQITTRALPRFTELRTHVYEQIQRAKRGEAVRPVA comes from the coding sequence GTGCCTGACACACTCCTGCAGGTCGAGCACCTCAAGAAGGTATACGAATCGTCGACGGGCTCGGTCGAGGCGATCGGCGACATCGATTTCACGATGAACCGCGGCGAGCTGGTGTGCATCGTCGGTCCGTCCGGATGCGGAAAGACGACCCTGCTCAAGTGCATCGCGGGGCTCCTCTCCCCGACGGCGGGGTCCGTCGTGCTCGACGGCAAGAAGGTCACCGGCCCCCCGCCGAACATGGCCCTCGTCTTCCAGGAATACGGCCGCAGCCTCTACCCGTGGCTCACCGTGCGCGGCAACGTGGAGCTGCCCCTGAAGCACAAGAAGCTCAGCAGGGCCGAGCGCGACCGGCTGATCGACGACGCGCTCGCGGCCGTCGGGCTCGACCACGCCGCCGGAAGCTACCCGTGGCAGCTATCGGGGGGCATGCAGCAGCGCGTCGCCATCGCGCGCGCCGTCGCCTACCAGCCCGAAGTGCTCATCATGGACGAGCCGTTCGCGGCGGTCGACGCGCAGACCCGCGCCGACCTCGAAGACCTCGTGCGGCGCCTGCACCTCGAGCGCGGCATGTCGATCCTGTTCGTGACCCACGACATCGACGAGTCCGTCTACCTCGGCGAGCGGGTCGTCGTGCTCTCGAAGTCGCCCACCTGGGTGCAGGAAGACCTGAGGGTCGACCTCGCCCCCGAGCGCGACCAGATCACCACGCGCGCGCTGCCGCGCTTCACCGAGCTCCGCACGCACGTGTACGAGCAGATCCAGCGCGCCAAGCGCGGCGAAGCCGTGCGGCCGGTCGCCTGA
- a CDS encoding PaaX family transcriptional regulator has protein sequence MPAIATQARAADTTPDAASARNPKQLLLALLGEQLDVGMDDPVRAGVYLDVLEGAGVAVPTARATLDRMVLRGFLTRGRVGRGVEYGLTDHGREVLREASQRVHSPHPFSPQGQGWTLVTFSVPEGQRTLRHRLRAALTWEGFAPVRDGLWVAPGAVDLVAALGSLRDELPESCVVAFRAQDLPEFPLAASVRGAWDLDALRAAHERFLAVWDDPAVLAASVPPASALTMLVSDWLALLRADPRLPGDFLDEDWPAARSIAAYRARRTELLAAAREDLSALADR, from the coding sequence GTGCCGGCCATCGCCACGCAGGCGCGCGCCGCGGACACGACTCCGGATGCGGCATCCGCCCGCAACCCCAAACAGCTCCTCCTCGCCCTTCTCGGCGAGCAGCTCGACGTGGGCATGGACGATCCGGTGCGCGCGGGCGTGTACCTCGACGTGCTCGAGGGCGCCGGGGTCGCCGTGCCGACGGCCCGTGCGACGCTCGACCGCATGGTGCTTCGCGGGTTCCTCACCCGCGGCCGCGTCGGCCGGGGGGTCGAGTACGGTCTCACCGATCACGGCCGCGAGGTGCTGCGCGAGGCATCTCAGCGCGTGCACTCCCCGCATCCGTTCTCGCCCCAGGGACAGGGATGGACGCTCGTGACATTCTCGGTGCCCGAGGGCCAGCGGACGCTTCGGCACCGACTGCGTGCCGCGCTCACCTGGGAGGGCTTCGCGCCGGTGCGCGACGGACTGTGGGTGGCGCCCGGGGCGGTCGACCTCGTCGCCGCGCTCGGCTCGCTCCGCGACGAGCTCCCGGAGTCGTGCGTCGTGGCGTTCCGCGCGCAGGACCTGCCGGAGTTCCCGCTCGCCGCGTCGGTGCGCGGCGCGTGGGATCTCGACGCGCTGCGGGCCGCCCACGAGCGGTTCCTCGCCGTGTGGGACGATCCGGCGGTGCTCGCCGCATCCGTGCCTCCGGCATCTGCGCTCACGATGCTCGTGTCGGACTGGCTCGCGCTGCTCCGCGCCGACCCGCGCCTGCCCGGCGACTTCCTCGACGAGGATTGGCCGGCCGCCCGGTCGATCGCCGCCTACCGTGCGCGGCGCACCGAACTGCTGGCCGCCGCGCGCGAGGATCTCTCCGCGCTCGCCGACCGCTGA